Proteins encoded within one genomic window of Oncorhynchus masou masou isolate Uvic2021 chromosome 1, UVic_Omas_1.1, whole genome shotgun sequence:
- the hs3st1l2 gene encoding heparan sulfate (glucosamine) 3-O-sulfotransferase 1-like 2 isoform X1: MLWTVLLALLVLLLLQTQLCVCLRVLRVAGYSSPSSSPSRNATKQRLPGAIIIGVRKGGTRALLEMLNLHPDVEVAKAEVHYFNVEEHYRRGLAWYRAQMPFTLPGQVTVEKTPGYFSSPQVPQRVWEMNPAVRLLLIVRDPAERLVSDYTQVLHNRVTRHKPYKSLEELLLRQGHIDPAYKALQRSLYHQHLDRWLEVFPREQVHVVDGEALIRDPFPELRRAERFLDLLPRITPSNFYFNTTKGFYCLLSAGGHDKCLDESKGRPHAPLSSRAFRKLCRYFKEPNRLFFEMVGRSFSWC, from the exons ATGCTGTGGACTGTTCTCCTAGCCCTGCTGGTTCTCCTATTGCTGCAGACCCAGCTATGTGTCTGTCTACGGGTGCTCAGAGTTGCCGGCTATTCTtccccctcatcctccccctctcgtAATGCCACCAAGCAGCGACTACCTGGAGCCATCATCATCGGCGTGCGTAAAGGTGGAACCAGGGCCCTCCTGGAGATGCTCAACCTCCATCCGGACGTAGAGGTGGCCAAGGCTGAG GTGCACTACTTCAACGTGGAAGAGCACTACCGGCGTGGGCTGGCGTGGTATCGTGCCCAGATGCCCTTCACCCTGCCTGGGCAAGTGACGGTGGAGAAAACCCCTGGCTACTTTTCCTCTCCACAGGTCCCTCAGCGGGTCTGGGAGATGAACCCTGCTGTCCGACTCCTGCTGATCGTCCGGGACCCTGCTGAGCGCCTCGTCTCCGACTACACCCAGGTTCTCCATAATAGGGTGACCCGCCACAAGCCCTACAAGTCTCTAG AAGAGCTGCTGCTCCGCCAGGGCCACATTGACCCGGCCTACAAAGCCCTGCAGAGGAGTCTGTACCACCAACACCTGGACCGCTGGCTGGAAGTCTTCCCCAGGGAGCAGGTCCATGTGGTGGACGGAGAGGCCCTCATCAGAGACCCCTTCCCAGAGCTCCGGAGGGCGGAGAG GTTCCTGGACCTGCTGCCCCGCATCACTCCCTCCAACTTCTACTTCAACACAACTAAAGGTTTCTACTGCCTCCTCTCTGCTGGGGGCCATGACAAGTGTCTGGATGAGTCCAAGGGGAGGCCCCACGCTCCTCTCAGCTCCCGGGCCTTCAGGAAGCTCTGCCGATACTTCAAAGAACCCAACCGCCTGTTCTTTGAAATGGTGGGACGTTCCTTCTCCTGGTGCTGA
- the hs3st1l2 gene encoding heparan sulfate (glucosamine) 3-O-sulfotransferase 1-like 2 isoform X2 has product MLWTVLLALLVLLLLQTQLCVCLRVLRVAGYSSPSSSPSRNATKQRLPGAIIIGVRKGGTRALLEMLNLHPDVEVAKAEVHYFNVEEHYRRGLAWYRAQMPFTLPGQVTVEKTPGYFSSPQVPQRVWEMNPAVRLLLIVRDPAERLVSDYTQVLHNRVTRHKPYKSLEELLLRQGHIDPAYKALQRSLYHQHLDRWLEVFPREQVHVVDGEALIRDPFPELRRAESFEQNIHFCHLPIDLNKKWPPREDPFMAHLLLLSVPGPAAPHHSLQLLLQHN; this is encoded by the exons ATGCTGTGGACTGTTCTCCTAGCCCTGCTGGTTCTCCTATTGCTGCAGACCCAGCTATGTGTCTGTCTACGGGTGCTCAGAGTTGCCGGCTATTCTtccccctcatcctccccctctcgtAATGCCACCAAGCAGCGACTACCTGGAGCCATCATCATCGGCGTGCGTAAAGGTGGAACCAGGGCCCTCCTGGAGATGCTCAACCTCCATCCGGACGTAGAGGTGGCCAAGGCTGAG GTGCACTACTTCAACGTGGAAGAGCACTACCGGCGTGGGCTGGCGTGGTATCGTGCCCAGATGCCCTTCACCCTGCCTGGGCAAGTGACGGTGGAGAAAACCCCTGGCTACTTTTCCTCTCCACAGGTCCCTCAGCGGGTCTGGGAGATGAACCCTGCTGTCCGACTCCTGCTGATCGTCCGGGACCCTGCTGAGCGCCTCGTCTCCGACTACACCCAGGTTCTCCATAATAGGGTGACCCGCCACAAGCCCTACAAGTCTCTAG AAGAGCTGCTGCTCCGCCAGGGCCACATTGACCCGGCCTACAAAGCCCTGCAGAGGAGTCTGTACCACCAACACCTGGACCGCTGGCTGGAAGTCTTCCCCAGGGAGCAGGTCCATGTGGTGGACGGAGAGGCCCTCATCAGAGACCCCTTCCCAGAGCTCCGGAGGGCGGAGAG TTTCGAACAGAACATCCATTTCTGCCATCTTCCTATTGACCTGAATAAAAAATGGCCTCCAAGAGAAGATCCTTTCATGGCCCACCTGTTACTTTTGTCT GTTCCTGGACCTGCTGCCCCGCATCACTCCCTCCAACTTCTACTTCAACACAACTAA